In Candidatus Thermoplasmatota archaeon, the genomic stretch TTGTGAGACGGTTTGAAATAATGAATTTGGTATCTTTCAGAATACAAAAACGTGACCTTTTTTGAAAAGATGATACAAACACAACTTTTTTGTATCTTGAGTCATCTAGGTAAAACTAGCGGTTGATATAACTGAGAAAGGTATATTGCACTAAGATCAAAAGTTAAATCTCATGCAAAATTTCAGATTTCTACATAGATCGTTCTGTAGTTTGTTGTTCTGGTTGCATATGCTTTCTGTTGTATTGATATATTAAATTAATGAATAAATTATATAAACAAATGTTTATAATATTATTTTATGAGACTCAAAGAGATACCATGGTACAATCAACCCGGTGTTCGGCTGAGAAAAAAAGGCGCCTCAGTTCTCTCAGATGCTGAACTCCTTGCAATTGTACTTGGCAGGGGTGATTACACAGAAAATGCGGTTGATTTGTCAAACAGAGTGCTTGCACGATATAATTTTAATAAACTTGCACAGCTTTCTTTCGCTGAACTTGAAAAAGAATTTCGTAATCCTGTTAAAGCATTGAAAATGCAGGCAATGTTTGAAATTTTTCGACGAACTAATCGTCTGAATCATCATGGATATGCCACTAAGATACAGAATGCAGAAGACGTGCATCGATTTTTTATGGATAACCTCAGCGATAAGAAAAAAGAGTTTTTCTATGCTCTTCTTTTAGATGCGAAGAATCGA encodes the following:
- the radC gene encoding DNA repair protein RadC, yielding MRLKEIPWYNQPGVRLRKKGASVLSDAELLAIVLGRGDYTENAVDLSNRVLARYNFNKLAQLSFAELEKEFRNPVKALKMQAMFEIFRRTNRLNHHGYATKIQNAEDVHRFFMDNLSDKKKEFFYALLLDAKNRIIEEVLVSIGILNASLIHPREVFNPAIKASAHAIILVHNHPSGECEPSSADIEITNMLSESGKLIGINVLDHVIIGKEKYISMREKGLIK